The segment CGGTTCTCTTCCGCGCGAATCTCGCCTTGGCGCCGTATGGCTATCGCTTGGGACCTGATCCGGCGAGCGGCAGCGTCTGCACGATCGGCGGCGTGGTGGCGAACAACTCGAGCGGCATGTGCTGCGGCACGGCTCAGAATTCGTACCAGACGATTGAGTCCCTTACGTTCCTGCTGCCAAGCGGCCATTTGATCGACACGGCGTCGCCGACCGCTGCGGAAGATTTTGCTGCTGCGGCGCCTGAGCTGTGCGCGGGGCTGTTGGAAATCAAGCAAGAAATCGAAGCGGACGCTCCGCTGGTCGAACGGATCCGCCGCAAGTTCAGCATCAAGAACACGACCGGCTATCACATGGAGGCGTTTCTCGACGCCGATACTCCTCTGGAGATCTTCCGGCGGCTCTTGATCGGTTCCGAAGGGACGCTGGCGTTTCTCTCCGAAGCGGTCTTCCGGACGGTGCCGGACGACAAGCATCGCCTGACGGCGTTTCTGATCTTTCCCGACATGTATGCGGCGGCTGCGGCGGTGGCGCCGTTTGTCGAAGCCGGGGCTGCCGCGGTTGAGCTAACTGATCGAGCGTCGCTTCGTTCGGTCGAAGGGAAGCCGGGCGTGCCAGATCGTTGGCGGGAATTGGGAGAATCGGCGACCGGCTTGCTGGTCGAGTTTCGCGAAAGTACCGCCGAGCGTCGTGACGCCGCACTGTCTGCCGCCAATCGCGTGCTCGAAAAATTGAGTTTGGTCGAGCCGGCCGAGTTTACGACCGATCGCAAACTGGCGGCTCATTTCTGGAGCGTGCGGAACGGGTTGTTGCCGTCGGTCGGCGGATCGCGGCCGCCGGGGACTTCGCTTATTCTGGAAGATGTCTGCTTCCCGAAAGATCGTCTGGCCGACGGTGCGATCGACCTGCAAAAGCTAATGGCCCAGCACCACTACGAAGGCTTTGTGTTCGGGCACGCATCGGCCGGCAACTTGCACTTCCTGATTACCCCCTCGCTCAACACGCAGTCGGAAGTCGATCGGTACGATGCGTTCATGGCCGACGTCGTGGCGCTGGTGGTCGACAAGTACGACGGTTCGCTGAAAGCGGAACATGGAACGGGACGCAACGTCGCGCCGTTCGTCGTCCGCGAATGGGGACCGAAGCTGACCGGGCTGATGTGGAAGCTGAAGCGGCTGACCGATCCGGATGGGATTCTCTCGCCGGGGGTGCTGCTGTCGGAAGACTTGATGTCGCACCTGCAGAATCTGCACACGACGCCGATTGTCGAAGACGAAGTTGATCGCTGCGTCGAATGCGGTTACTGCGAACCAGTTTGTCCGAGCCGTAACCTCTCGACCACGCCGCGGCAGCGAATCATTTTGCGACGCGAGATGATGCGGCAACCGGTTGACTCGCCGGTGACGTTGGCGCTGTTGCGAGACTATGAATACGAAGCGATAGAAACGTGCGCCGGCGACGGGGTTTGCTCGATCGCTTGTCCGGTGAACATCAACACCGGGCACTTGATGAAAGAATTTCGGCGGCAAGAGCATACGGCGACGCAGGAATACGCGGCGAAGAAGGCGGCGCAGAACTGGTCGACCGTCGAAAGCGTCACGCGCACGGCGCTGCGGGCCAATCAATGGTCGGCCGGCACATTGGGCGAGTGGCCTGCGAAAGCGCTGACCGGCGCGGCGCGAGCCGTCGTCAGCGAAGATGTCGCGCCGGCGTGGCTTCCCAACTTGCCGGCCGCGGCGAATACGAAGCTGCCGAAGACCGATCCCGAGAAGGCGACCGCCGTTTACTTCATGGCTTGCGTGAACCGGATCTTTGGCGATTATCCTGGCGCCAAGCCGGCGATGAGTCTCGCCGACGCGCTGGTTGCTGTCTCGGAACGTGCAGGGATGCCGATCTTCATTCCGAGGGACGTTTGGGGGAACTGCTGCGCGACGGTCTGGCACTCGAAGGGATACGAGCAGGGGAATGCCTTCATGGCGAACAAGATCGTCGAGAGCCTTTGGCGATGGAGCGACGCCGGCCGCTTGCCGATCGTCTGCGACGCTTCTTCCTGCACGCTAGGGATCGCCAGCGAAATCATCGAATACCTAAACCCGGAGAATCGGGAGCGTCATACGCAGTTGTCGCTGCTCGATTCGATCGATTGGGCGCACGACTATCTGTTGCCGCGACTGACGATCAAACAGCCGGTCGGTTCGGTCGCGATCCATCCGACCTGTGCGACGCAGCATTTGGGACTCGGCGAGAAGCTGAAAACGCTCTGCGGCGAACTCGCCAAAGAGACGGTCGTGCCGATCCATGCGACCTGCTGCGGCTTCGCCGGCGATCGAGGACTTCTCCATCCCGAACTGACGAAAAACGCGACCGCCGAACAAGCGGCCGAACTGGAAGATCGCCAGTTCGATCGTTATCTCTCGAGCAACCGGACGTGCGAGATTGGTTTGAATCAGGCGACCGGCGCCGATTATCGCTCGGTGATTTTCTTGTTGGAAGAATTGACGAGAGACTAAACACTAGCCCGCAGCGCAAGCGAGGGAATGCGCTGGGCTAAATGACGAATGTCGAAACCAGAATGACGATAGGAAGAGGGTTCGTCATTCAAGCTTCAACATTCGTCAGGTTCTTGCGACCGCATTCCCTCGCTTGCGCTGCGGGCTAGTGTTGGGGGCGTCTACGGGCGTTTTTCGACGTCGATCTTGGCGTCGTTCGCTTGAGCGGGGCCAGGGGTACTGCGACCATTGTCGATGATGCGATCGAGTTCGCCGCGTAGCTCGGCGACTTTGTCAGGCATGTCAGTCGCCAGGTTATTGGTTTCGCCGAGATCATCGCTCAAGTTGTAGAGTTGCAGCGGGAGGAGTTTGCCGGCGGCGACTTGTTTCCAGGCGGGGCCAGGTTTCGGAGCGGTCCAGCCGCCGGACCCGGGACAGCACGCCAATTTCCAGACGCCGTCGCGGATGGCGAAATAACCGGAAATGGAATGGTGAATAACCGGCGTTCGCGGCTCGATCGCTTTCCCTTCCAACACCGGCAAAAAGCTGACGCTATCCTCGGCCGCGTTTGCCGGCAGGTCGACGTTCAACAAATCGGCGAGCGTCGACATGACATCAGTCAGGCAGACAAGTTGATCGGTGCGCGAGCCCGATTTGACGACCGCTGGCCACGATACGAGAAACGGCACGCGATGTCCCCCGTCCCAGATGTCCGCCTTCGAGCCGCGGAGATCGCCGCTGGGAAAGTGCCCCAGTTGTTGCAACTGCGACATTTTCGAAGTTGGGGCCGACGTACCGTTGT is part of the Blastopirellula sediminis genome and harbors:
- a CDS encoding FAD-binding and (Fe-S)-binding domain-containing protein, which translates into the protein MKKLFQPDPLLIRPVDHQPTADRAPDEIAAGSPAWLRDDLVEMLGADQVLSRPIDLIKYASDASPYRLFPKVIVLPKHVEEVRQIFAYAKRKNLPVTIRASGSSLSGQAQGDGILIEARRHWAGWTIEEEGRRLRVRPGTVLFRANLALAPYGYRLGPDPASGSVCTIGGVVANNSSGMCCGTAQNSYQTIESLTFLLPSGHLIDTASPTAAEDFAAAAPELCAGLLEIKQEIEADAPLVERIRRKFSIKNTTGYHMEAFLDADTPLEIFRRLLIGSEGTLAFLSEAVFRTVPDDKHRLTAFLIFPDMYAAAAAVAPFVEAGAAAVELTDRASLRSVEGKPGVPDRWRELGESATGLLVEFRESTAERRDAALSAANRVLEKLSLVEPAEFTTDRKLAAHFWSVRNGLLPSVGGSRPPGTSLILEDVCFPKDRLADGAIDLQKLMAQHHYEGFVFGHASAGNLHFLITPSLNTQSEVDRYDAFMADVVALVVDKYDGSLKAEHGTGRNVAPFVVREWGPKLTGLMWKLKRLTDPDGILSPGVLLSEDLMSHLQNLHTTPIVEDEVDRCVECGYCEPVCPSRNLSTTPRQRIILRREMMRQPVDSPVTLALLRDYEYEAIETCAGDGVCSIACPVNINTGHLMKEFRRQEHTATQEYAAKKAAQNWSTVESVTRTALRANQWSAGTLGEWPAKALTGAARAVVSEDVAPAWLPNLPAAANTKLPKTDPEKATAVYFMACVNRIFGDYPGAKPAMSLADALVAVSERAGMPIFIPRDVWGNCCATVWHSKGYEQGNAFMANKIVESLWRWSDAGRLPIVCDASSCTLGIASEIIEYLNPENRERHTQLSLLDSIDWAHDYLLPRLTIKQPVGSVAIHPTCATQHLGLGEKLKTLCGELAKETVVPIHATCCGFAGDRGLLHPELTKNATAEQAAELEDRQFDRYLSSNRTCEIGLNQATGADYRSVIFLLEELTRD